One region of Citrus sinensis cultivar Valencia sweet orange chromosome 6, DVS_A1.0, whole genome shotgun sequence genomic DNA includes:
- the LOC102620728 gene encoding adenine/guanine permease AZG1 — protein sequence MATLPEPEKPSLPTKINTFVANSRAGKRFKLAERNTSFTTELRAGTATFLTMAYILAVNASILTDSGGTCSASDCIPLCSDPNIALPDCTGPSYRIVQPDISCKFPPVNPGYQNCLQKTRKDLIVATTASALIGCLIMGIFANLPLALAPGMGTNAYFAYSVVGFHGSGNVPYKSALTAIFIEGLIFLFISALGLRTKLAKFVPKPVRISSSAGIGLFLAFIGLQNNEGIGLVSYSSSTLVTIGACPRSSRASLAPVMTSINGTVSLLPGGSVSGDIMCLNNRMESHTFWLGIVGFVIIAYCLVKNIKGAMIYGIVFVTAISWFRNTSVTAFPSTESGNSAYEYFKKVVDVHVIKSTAGALSFNGMGEGSFWEALVTFLYVDILDTTGTLYSMARFAGFSDLNGDFEGQYFAFMSDAASIVVGSLLGTSPVTTFIESSTGIREGGRTGLTAITVAGYFFLAFFFTPLLASIPAWAVGPPLILVGVLMMRSVVEIEWDDMKQAIPAFVTLILMPMTYSVAYGLIGGIGTYIVLHLSDWAEILSRRVGIGKRSKANNPSLKEEATNGNTNDKGLQLGQDKVPDQV from the coding sequence ATGGCGACTCTACCTGAACCAGAGAAACCCTCTCTTCCAACGAAGATCAACACGTTCGTAGCCAACAGTCGAGCTGGAAAGCGATTCAAACTGGCCGAGCGGAACACTAGTTTCACGACGGAACTCCGAGCCGGAACGGCGACGTTTCTGACTATGGCGTATATATTAGCCGTGAACGCGAGCATCCTCACTGATTCAGGCGGCACCTGCAGCGCATCTGACTGTATCCCGCTTTGTTCAGACCCTAACATCGCTCTTCCAGATTGCACTGGCCCGAGTTATCGGATCGTTCAACCGGATATATCGTGCAAGTTCCCTCCGGTCAACCCGGGCTACCAAAACTGCCTCCAGAAAACCCGAAAGGATCTCATTGTAGCCACTACTGCTTCTGCTCTAATCGGATGCCTCATCATGGGTATATTCGCAAATTTGCCCTTGGCTTTAGCTCCTGGCATGGGCACGAACGCTTACTTTGCTTACTCCGTCGTAGGGTTTCATGGCTCTGGTAACGTCCCGTACAAAAGTGCCCTCACGGCCATTTTCATCGAAGGTTTGATTTTTCTCTTCATATCAGCCCTCGGGTTAAGAACCAAACTCGCGAAATTCGTCCCGAAACCCGTCCGAATTTCTTCATCAGCCGGTATCGGCTTGTTTCTTGCTTTTATTGGTTTACAAAACAATGAAGGCATCGGACTTGTTAGCTACAGTTCCTCAACTTTGGTAACTATAGGAGCCTGTCCCAGATCTTCTAGGGCATCCCTTGCCCCCGTTATGACGTCAATCAACGGCACTGTCAGCTTGCTACCGGGGGGTTCAGTGTCCGGTGATATCATGTGCTTGAACAATCGCATGGAGAGTCACACATTTTGGCTTGGCATAGTTGGTTTCGTTATAATTGCTTACTGCTTGGTGAAAAACATCAAAGGCGCAATGATATACGGCATCGTTTTTGTAACGGCGATCTCATGGTTTCGTAACACGTCCGTAACGGCGTTTCCGAGCACCGAGTCGGGAAATTCCGCTTATGAGTATTTCAAAAAGGTTGTTGATGTTCACGTGATCAAGAGCACGGCTGGGGCCCTCAGCTTTAACGGAATGGGCGAAGGGAGTTTTTGGGAGGCTCTGGTCACGTTTTTGTACGTTGACATACTCGATACCACTGGCACGTTATATTCAATGGCTAGATTTGCAGGGTTCTCGGATCTCAACGGTGATTTCGAGGGTCAATATTTTGCTTTCATGTCCGACGCTGCATCAATTGTGGTGGGCTCGCTCTTGGGCACGTCGCCAGTGACTACTTTTATCGAGTCATCAACGGGCATAAGGGAAGGTGGGCGAACGGGCCTAACGGCGATAACGGTAGCGGGGTATTTTTTCTTGGCGTTTTTCTTTACGCCGTTACTGGCGTCAATTCCTGCATGGGCGGTAGGGCCACCCTTGATTTTAGTTGGGGTTTTGATGATGAGATCTGTGGTGGAGATTGAGTGGGATGACATGAAGCAAGCGATTCCGGCATTTGTGACTCTGATTTTAATGCCGATGACTTATTCGGTAGCCTATGGTTTAATTGGAGGAATTGGGACTTATATTGTGTTGCATCTTTCGGATTGGGCTGAAATTTTGTCGCGCAGAGTTGGAATTGGGAAAAGGTCCAAGGCAAATAATCCTTCGTTGAAGGAAGAAGCAACAAATGGAAACACAAACGACAAGGGGTTGCAATTAGGGCAAGATAAAGTACCTGATCAAGTCTAA
- the LOC102621018 gene encoding CBL-interacting serine/threonine-protein kinase 14-like, producing MGDNTGDISREVNLFGKYEVGKIIGCGAFAKVYHGRNVRTGQSVAIKAVSKQKILMGGLTAHVKREISIMSRLRHPNIVKLYEVLATKAKIYFVMEFAKGGELFAKISKGRFSEQLSRRYFQQLISAVEYCHSRGVFHRDLKLENLLLDENWDLKISDFGLSAVKEQIRPDGMLHTLCGTPAYVAPEILAKKGYDGAKVDMWSCGVVLFVLNAGYLPFNDPNLMAMYRKIYKGEYRCPKWTSPDLKWFIGRLLDTDPATRITVDEILRDPWFKKDYKERKFPHEDFDLKDSVGCNVGSEKYLNAFDIISLSSGFNLSGLFDDFNNNDAPFCNERFLSNETPEKILEKVEEVARLVADGDRLAVTKKEWGAKLEGQNGNFTMVIGIDRLTDDLVVVEIKKSMRRGEENWKDKLRPLLGDLIYQPEATVAGVSQ from the coding sequence ATGGGTGATAACACTGGCGATATTTCGCGAGAAGTTAACTTGTTCGGGAAATACGAGGTGGGCAAAATTATCGGCTGCGGTGCTTTCGCCAAGGTCTACCACGGCCGGAATGTCCGCACGGGACAGAGCGTGGCGATCAAAGCCGTTAGTAAACAGAAAATCCTCATGGGCGGCTTGACGGCGCACGTTAAGCGGGAGATCTCTATCATGAGCCGGCTGCGCCACCCTAACATCGTGAAGCTGTACGAGGTCCTGGCCACCAAGGCCAAGATCTATTTCGTGATGGAGTTCGCAAAGGGCGGCGAGCTCTTCGCCAAGATCTCGAAGGGACGTTTCAGCGAGCAGCTCAGCCGTCGGTACTTTCAGCAGCTAATCTCAGCCGTTGAGTATTGTCACTCCAGAGGAGTCTTCCATCGAGATTTGAAGCTCGAGAACCTCTTGCTCGACGAAAATTGGGACCTGAAGATATCGGATTTCGGACTCAGTGCGGTGAAGGAGCAGATCCGACCGGACGGAATGTTGCACACTCTGTGCGGCACTCCTGCTTACGTGGCACCGGAGATATTAGCGAAGAAAGGTTACGATGGAGCTAAGGTGGATATGTGGTCGTGCGGTGTCGTTTTGTTCGTTCTCAACGCAGGTTACTTGCCGTTCAATGATCCTAATCTCATGGCTATGTACCGGAAGATTTATAAAGGCGAATACCGGTGCCCGAAATGGACGTCTCCTGATCTGAAATGGTTTATTGGCCGGCTTCTCGATACGGATCCCGCTACGAGGATCACCGTTGATGAGATTCTCCGTGATCCGTGGTTCAAAAAGGATTATAAAGAGAGGAAGTTTCCTCACgaggattttgatttgaaagACTCGGTGGGATGTAACGTCGGGAGTGAGAAATACTTAAATGCTTTCGATATAATCTCGCTCTCCTCCGGTTTCAATCTGTCCGGTTTGTTCGACGACTTCAACAACAACGACGCGCCCTTTTGCAACGAGCGATTCTTGTCCAATGAAACGCCCGAGAAAATTTTAGAGAAAGTGGAGGAGGTGGCGCGACTCGTGGCTGATGGCGACAGACTGGCGGTGACAAAGAAAGAGTGGGGGGCAAAGCTggaggggcaaaatgggaattttaCGATGGTTATAGGGATTGACCGGTTAACGGATGATCTAGTTGTCGTGGAGATAAAGAAGAGTATGAGGAGGGGCGAAGAGAACTGGAAAGATAAGCTGAGACCGCTGCTCGGTGATTTAATTTATCAGCCGGAAGCGACGGTTGCCGGGGTCTCGCAGTGA
- the LOC102620462 gene encoding stress response protein nst1-like, translating to MCILCVIQKWSRRVATMLPWLVIPLIGLWALSQILPPAFRFEITSPRLACVFVLLVTLFWYEILMPQLSAWRARRNARLRERKRFEAIELHKLRKTATRRCRNCLTAYRDQNPGGGRFMCSYCGHISKRPVLDLPVPPGGISNSGIIKDLVGKGGKILNGKGWSENGWMCGQDWLENGNWVGGSIAGKPNYWRKNGSGIFGGDENCLAEKSYSGVVIFACKLLTSFFLSIRWLWRKIFRISSSREDASSDAEHRAMMAKRGENVTNLNESRGEKARRKAEEKRQARLEKELLEEEERKQREEVAKLVEERRKLRDEKLEADKERGKTSPTVKEKDSKKEAERKRQERRKEKDKGSSKSNSDAEELEKRSAGKECDRKRDFEKKSEYDRREYQKSLTDIAKGHSIETGHTGKNMSANNYSRGNAGTRYLDRMKGTFLSSSKAFGGGSFFGKGANTHAVAKENKSNGNADHVYTSTQRKDFYPSERVGGKLLNGDDKSITRPVLSDPQPRAAPKKSWQQLFTRASPVSSTSNANVISRPNPKASTEVQSPPLSAQSSTMQTYDNPISFGLPSPFTVSTYSNVSNSSSVGFSPLIEPILPCVGDGHHDFIPEEAEHFEDPCYDPDLTTLLGPVSESLDNFQLDLGSGFTTDVGLQKPHSLKNVSSSEISKPSPIESPMSRLRVADDKHKSSNWFPGTPKTQDMHTFLVDDANANEKGTWQMWNSSPLGQDGLSFVGGSPSWILPPEPNQSNKEDFMHPPQKTMASLFTKEDPVLPGTHSPQKAFLGSGQNGGTFSPVTGSTDHDPWLQNAFFPPLSGNDHFSVRSPEDSTLNETIYGSPTGSATNHSFEMSPANSWSKKEWAHGTGETIGKSFVPRPHIGGLFPTSDVQSSLWSYD from the exons ATGTGTATATTGTGTGTGATTCAGAAGTGGTCTCGCCGGGTTGCTACGATGCTACCTTGGTTAGTTATTCCACTTATAGGTCTATGGGCTTTGTCTCAGATTTTGCCACCGGCTTTTCGATTTGAAATCACTTCACCGAGGCTGGCATGTGTTTTTGTGCTTTTGGTTACTCTCTTTTGGTATGAGATTTTGATGCCGCAGCTGTCAGCTTGGCGTGCGCGTAGAAATGCAAGGCTCAGGGAGAGGAAGAGATTTGAGGCTATTGAATTGCATAAGCTAAGGAAAACTGCTACAAGGCGGTGTAGGAATTGCTTGACTGCATATAGGGATCAGAATCCTGGTGGTGGTCGCTTTATGTGTTCATATTGTGGGCATATCTCGAAGAGACCAGTGTTGGATTTGCCTGTGCCACCTGGGGGAATCTCAAACTCTGGGATCATTAAGGATCTTGTTGGAAAGGGTGGGAAGATATTGAATGGAAAGGGATGGTCTGAGAATGGGTGGATGTGTGGGCAGGATTGGTTAGAGAATGGTAATTGGGTTGGTGGGTCTATTGCCGGGAAGCCTAACTATTGGCGGAAGAATGGTAGTGGCATTTTTGGAGGAGATGAGAACTGCTTGGCGGAGAAGTCTTATTCTGGTGTTGTTATTTTTGCCTGCAAGTTACTGACATCTTTTTTCTTGAGTATTAGATGGCTTTGGAGAAAGATTTTCAGAATAAGTTCATCAAGGGAAGATGCTTCTTCTGATGCTGAACATAGGGCGATGATGGCTAAGAGGGGCGAGAATGTgacaaatttaaatgaaagtaGAGGAGAGAAAGCACGTAGAAAAGCTGAAGAGAAGAGACAGGCTAGGTTAGAAAAGGAGCTTTTGgaggaagaagagagaaagcaAAGGGAGGAGGTTGCAAAGTTGGTGGAGGAACGTAGGAAACTGAGAGATGAAAAATTGGAGGCTGACAAAGAGCGTGGCAAGACATCACCAACTGTCAAGGAGAAAGATAGCAAGAAGGAAGCTGAAAGGAAGCgtcaagaaagaagaaaagagaaagacaaGGGTTCTAGTAAGAGCAACTCTGATGCAGAAGAACTGGAGAAGAGATCAGCAGGAAAGGAATGTGATCGGAAACGTGACTTTGAAAAAAAGAGTGAGTATGATCGTCGTGAATATCAGAAATCTCTTACAGATATTGCCAAGGGCCATAGCATAGAAACAGGACATACTGGGAAAAATATGTCAGCAAATAATTATAGCCGTGGAAATGCTGGGACTAGGTATCTGGATCGAATGAAGGGAACTTTTTTGTCTTCTTCAAAAGCTTTTGGTGGAGGTAGTTTCTTTGGAAAGGGTGCTAATACTCATGCTgttgcaaaagaaaacaagtCTAATGGTAATGCAGATCATGTTTACACTTCTACTCAACGGAAAGACTTTTATCCATCGGAGCGTGTAGGTGGGAAATTATTGAATGGGGATGATAAAAGCATCACTCGACCT GTGCTTTCTGATCCACAACCAAGGGCAGCTCCAAAGAAATCATGGCAACAATTATTCACTCGTGCATCACCTGTTTCTTCTACCTCAAATGCAAATGTCATTAGTAGACCAAATCCAAAGGCATCAACAGAAGTTCAAAGTCCACCGTTATCTGCTCAATCATCAACAATGCAAACATATGATAATCCAATCAGTTTTGGGCTTCCATCACCTTTTACAGTATCTACCTATTCTAATGTATCCAATAGTAGTAGTGTAGGTTTCTCTCCCTTAATTGAACCAATTTTACCTTGTGTTGGAGATGGGCATCATGATTTCATACCTGAAGAGGCAGAGCATTTTGAAGATCCATGTTATGATCCTGATCTTACAACCTTGCTTGGGCCTGTTTCTGAGTCACTTGATAATTTCCAGCTGGATCTGGGGTCTGGTTTTACAACTGATGTAGGATTGCAAAAGCCGCATTCTTTGAAGAATGTATCTTCTTCTGAAATCAGCAAGCCATCTCCAATTGAGTCTCCAATGTCACGACTGAGAGTTGCTGATGACAAGCATAAGAGTTCTAATTGGTTTCCAGGTACTCCTAAGACTCAAGATATGCATACATTTCTTGTGGATGATGCAAATGCAAATGAGAAGGGAACATGGCAGATGTGGAATAGTTCTCCTCTTGGACAGGATGGTCTCAGCTTTGTTGGTGGCTCACCAAGCTGGATTTTACCCCCAGAACCGAATCAATCAAACAAGGAAGATTTTATGCACCCTCCTCAGAAAACTATGGCATCACTGTTTACAAAAGAGGACCCTGTTCTTCCTGGCACTCATTCACCTCAGAAGGCTTTTCTTGGTAGTGGGCAGAATGGTGGGACTTTTAGCCCTGTAACTGGTTCAACTGATCATGATCCATGGCTACAGAATGCTTTCTTTCCACCATTGTCAGGCAATGATCACTTTTCTGTCAGATCACCAGAGGACAGTACACTAAATGAAACTATTTACGGGAGTCCTACTGGATCTGCAACCAACCATTCATTTGAGATGTCTCCGGCAAATAGTTGGTCCAA GAAGGAATGGGCGCATGGTACGGGAGAGACTATTGGAAAGTCATTTGTCCCAAGGCCCCATATTGGGGGTTTATTTCCCACCTCAGATGTACAGTCGTCGCTTTGGTCTTATGATTGA